The genome window TATTTAGTGATGGCAAGGGCTTGGGAGCCTGGGTTTTACGGGGTGTCGAAAGGCCACTGGTAGCTGCGCACTTATCCAGCTGGGaggtggtgctggtggagcCTCCAGCATCGGTCCCTCAGAGACCTGGTGCCACCATGGCATTCAAGCAGTGGCTGGAAAGCGCTGACAGAAGATGACATCGGCGCTGGGCATTGCTCCTCTCGCCACAGCAGACAGTACCTCCCTTGGATTTGCCATGTGTGCTTAAAGCCTGCTGGCAGGGACCTACTGCTTGTTttcagcccccagcccctgcgccCATGGGGACCGccggcagctgcagcagccccttcGCGCAGGCAGGAGCCCTCGGCGGGGGGACGCGATGCACGTCCCCAGCAGCTGGTTCCTGCATTGGCAGCGGGCTCAGGCCCAGGCAATCCCGTCGtgtcacagcagggcagggcacTGGCCATGCCAGGATGAACTGTGTAACCTGCTTTTAAGAGgcttttccatttcctcttgCTCTGCTTTTACCATGCACGGTCTGTCTACTGCAGGACAAAAGCCTCTCAGCACTAATCCTGCCCAGCCTTTCCCGGAGACAAGCAGTTCAGGCATAATGCCACTGCATTTATCACCTTCCTGTACTTCGACTTGCTATGGATTATTTTCCATGATGGAGAAACCCACAACCCATCAAATGACTTGTCATCCACCCTCCTGAGTAAAGTAACATTCTCAATCAAGaggatttttcactttttttgccCCTCAAAGGGCACTAGTCCAGGTGAGAAGGGGACCTGAGTACCAGAGACCCCTGACTTTGCTGGGCACTCATCTGGTGCTCTCAGGGTGATCCCTGTAACCCCCTGCCACTGCTGGTatgttaaaaaagcaaaggcaaaagagACGGAAGGGAAgagccttcccttcccccatcccctcccgTAAGTCATTTTCTCTGGCCTATTTTACAGGAACTGAATATCTATTAGAGGAATAGCTTAATCCGGTTTGACTGTAATAATTAgggtgctttaaaaaaaaccctgactaATCGTATAAAATGTGATTGTAGACAGTTCAGTGCATGACCTTTACACTTATCACTTGAGGTATTATTACAAACCAGAAACAGCTGGCAAGCACGGAGGAGGATAAAGGGGGGGAATAAAATTCACATGCAAAGGAACAGGGACTGTTCCTTTTCTGATCTCTTAACAGAGGTACTGGCAGTGCCCTGAGCTGTCTTTCTAACGCGGATTCAAAGCATGAAGTCACCTCCAAGACCTTGGACAGACACCTCCGTTTTCACCAACGGTGCGCCCCGCCAGCCATGGGGTCCTGCCATCGGCACCTCCTTTTCTCACACTGTTTTTGCGAGCAGTCCAAGAGGATTTGAATTAGTGGTGGAGCGGTCCCCTCGGGGCGCGCTGCAGTCAGCAGATGTTTGTAGCAACAATGGGCAGCTTTTCCAAAACAAGACAGCCTGTATTAGTCAAGCAGGATATAGTGCTTTGGGGTCATGGGGTTACGACAGGAAAGCAATGCTTGCTTCCATGTCTTGGCTGGCAGCAatctccttttctcttgctctcGATCTTCCTCAGGCTCCAACAGCCAcaattccttccttcctttcccgAGCCtaggctgggggcagctgagtTCCCATCCCAGCATCACCACAACTTTagtaaagctatttttttttcccacatgttCTGCCAGTCATTCCACAGGATTGCTACCTGCTTGGGATGCCCTTGTCCCCGCAAGATGAGCTCATCCATGTGCTGACACTTCTTGTTCATCTCTTCCTACCTCTCCAGAAAGGACAAACAGTCCAGGCACCCATCTCCTCCATGACTGCCTCAGAAGAGAAATCTACTGTTCCAGTCTCAGTGGTCCACAAGCATATTTTGGTGGAGAATTCAAAACCTGAGCCCACTGCAGCAATCTAGTATAATGGAGAAGATTGCCTGAAGGGACACATGCCTTAGCAGGGTCAGTCACAGATTAAGAGGTTGAAACTGACTTGACTTGGCCATCACATAAGTGTTGGGAGAAGCACAGGGAAGGCTCTTGTTCATCGGTAGCATTCAAAGCTGAGACTGAGCCCTTGCGCAGACACTAGCTCACAAACACAGTACTCTGTAGAGCCAGTCAGGAGCTCTAGACTTCACAGAGAGATGACAGCCAGGATGAGACTGTACCATCACCAATACACTACTTAAATCAGTATTGAAAACATATGATCAACCTTGAAGGAGgcttttaaagactgaaataagAAGATGATGTACTATAATTTCAAtttactctctctctctctctctgttactGCGATTAAAATATGTGGTTGATCTTGGAAGCTCTACTGAAGCTTGTACAAAAACCGTAATAACATGCACAGTAATGGAACTTGCAGCTGGAGTTgggttgtttggtttcttttgctCTCCCATGAGTCTTCcttgggtcttttttttccgTTCTGCTCCACACAGATTTTGATCTTTCCTTTATTAAATAGGAATGGTTATCCCCACTGACTCACTTATCTAATAATAGCTAGAACCttttaattcaaataatttgattctgggtttttttaaattaaagtaaaCATATGGTTAAGTATTACTAggaaagcagcaacagaaatacCATGGTCAAATTATCCTGTGACTCAATTCTGCAAGCGCGGTGAATcctttttaatacatttcacaAGTACTCAGTGGTGACCTCTAACACCAGAGTGGTTTCTCTCCTACGGTAGCTCAATTTCACAACTCTgaataccctttttttttgaaggaaagccATCCAAAGGTTTTTATAAAACATTCTTTAGCCTTTGGGAATGCGCCAATTTAATGCCAGAGTATCATTCCATTTCAAAGAGTTGAAGGATTAGAGGAAATGCAATCTGCTTTCTGAACAATGTGAGATGAATATAGTTGTGGTTTCATTAGAAACCAAGCTGCAGAGTTTGGACACAGAGCTCAACTTTGTCAAAGTTCAGCCGTGGCTCTTGGTTTGTCAGCTGCATTTCCCTGCAGCACTCTTTTTGTAACGACCCTTCGTAGGGAGCTTCCTCCTGCATACATGAACACTTGCATCAGGAGTAGATGGCAAAGGAGACATTGCTGCCAGCCAAAGCTTCTAGCATTCATTGGCCTTaaaatgggaagggaaggggaggtcTCTCCGTAAAGTCAAGAATCACCAATAGAAAGCATCTCCACTTGCTTTGAAGATCACCTTGggtttaattactatttttctatttgcaaTTGAGAAATGGGCAGGAACACAGGGAATAACCCACAGTGATTAAAGGGGAAAAGAGCAAGCACTGAAAATGCCTCCTGAAAGCCAGAGTCACCTCGGGTCCTGTGCAAAGATGCAGTCTCTGCTGCAGCCACGCTCAGCAGCACCAGGCATGCCCACATCGCTACCCACCACCTCCCAGCCCACAGCTTGAGtcgccaaaaaaaaaacctgccagaGCCACAGAGACGCTCGGTCACATCTAGCTTTATTTTAATCCCATCAGAAAAGTTCAAGAATTACACCAAAAAATACTTCAGTCTCTGCTACCTACTGACAAAAAATACACCACAAAATTATAAACTGTTCAGTGGTTTGCTGGAGTTTCGATTGTTGGTGGGGGGGGTGGTTTGTACATTTTGAGGGAGAAATGAATTTACAggtggaaggggaaggaaggataGGAAATCAGACAATGGCATTTGGCACTACATGTTTAGCTACACTATACAGTTATTTATCATGATGCTTGTTAGGACTGAGGAGTTCTGCCCTCATTTACACCCTCTAGTGTCTACGTATGCGAAATGGAGGACAAAACTGCCCAATGCGGGGGAAGAAGGGGCCAGTTCCTAATTTCCATCCCAGTCTAGCCACAAatctgaaaaagcagctttagGCAAATGTGACCCTTGTCCTCCCTGTGCACTCTACTCCTGCTGCTCAGTCTCACCCTGCCTGTGCtacagaggagcagagctgctttgcagcaaCAGAttgcagctctgaaaaaaaaagagaatcctttttttcttaaaaatcccACCAGCCTGCACTAATTGCACGTGCCATTTGTGGGGAGAGGATGTTTTACATTGGCCAGGACTGGATTAAGCTTGGGGTCTGGTCTGTGTTTGCAGAGACTTGATGGGACCCTTGTACTCTGAGAGTATGCTATGGCCATCCCTCTCTAATTACCTAGAATGAcattaaatactgaaatatctGACGTTGGAGGAGGGAAGCAGAAGCATCCCATTTCATGGGTGAGGGAAAATTTGGGGCTGAAAAGTTAGAGGCTTAATACTGTTCTCTACTGTCACCGCTCTTGAGAGGCTCCTCAATTGATACTTGCATTTCTTTGTCTCTTGGTGACCTTCCTGAGGGAGGTCCCAAAGGATGAAGTCTCATGTAACTTGCCAAAGGCCATGCAGGAAAtctgtgccagcagcagaaataaaggCTTGATCTCCCGCCTCCTAGTCCTGGGCTCGGAAGTATATATATGATTTCACTATAGCAGCCTCTGTCTGCTTCCACCCTGTTCCATACCCAAACAGTGACCAGGATTTCAGCCTCAGAGCCCAGCCAAGATCACCAGCACAGAGGCGGTTCATTACAAATGCCCAGATCTTGCTGGATTTACTTAGGCCACTGTGCCCGGGTGTGTGTTCAGGTGTGTTTGCACGTGTGTATGCCTGAGAAAGGAGGGGATGCTTGTATTTCTTTATCAGCAAATGAACACTGATGCTAGATTCAATTTGACAGCAAAATATCCCCCCTTTGGCAAGCTAAACAACATCACAATGTCTTTGTAACAGGTTCTCTCTACCCCTTCTCTTGGAAGGATTTCAGCTGTTTCTTCACTGCATGTTAAGTCTCTGTCACAGCTTTCCAGCAATGCTAAAACTTTGCAGGATTGTATTTGCTGCTTTTACCCTCTGTCTGTTTacctaatttgctttttttgttttttaatttctttttctaacaaaTAGTTAagcaatgatttaaaaatatttttacattgtaAGGTACAGTCAACATCAAACATGCCTTTGTACAAGAGCTCGACTCGGTTACAAATCAACAAGAACAATGCACGAAAAGAAATATCCATTGAGATGACTCCTGCacttgggttttatttattcctGTCATGCTGTTAGCACAGCACCCTCAGCTAGAGCAATGCAGTATAGACATGATGttgtcccccccaccctcccattTTGCCCATCACCACTCGTTAACTTTAATGACCTTCTGTCTTGGTAGCCTTGGCTTCGTGGTTTGCCGATCCTGAAGACAGCCAGGGCGATACGGCCCGGGAGCTGGTCTGCTTGGCCATGCTGTAGTGGCTGATGACGGTGTAGAACCTGCCCCGGGAGTTGGAATCCTGTGCAGAGTAGTACGCATCCAGCGAGGCTGGGATGCACCGCTTGTGCTAGAAAGGGGGGCGAAAGCAAGAGAGGTAAAGAGTGGTCCTACCAGCCTCAGGCTCTTGCTTTACAAATCTCAGGGTTAGCTGTTTGCACAGATGCCGTTTGACTTGGACTCGCTGCAGCTGAGAGCATCTGCTGCACAGCCCCGACTGGCTTCCAGCACTGTGGGAACACACAAAGTCTAGAGTCGGGCAGCAGCCTTCAAAACCTGTTGCTATTGGCAACCCTGATTGCAGGCTGATTTCATCTGTGGATAGGAAATGAGGACTGTAAAAGGAAGGTCTGACTGGTTTGATACGTTGCTGGCATGCACAGAGACCGAGGCCCCTTGCTGGAGTCCTAGCAGGGCTGGCGGAGCAGCTCTTATCATGTGCTGGACTGAAAGCTCTGTAGAGCGAAGTCCAGAATTAATCCTCAGACAAGCAGAGGTAGAGTAAGCTGCTTACGTGCTGCTCTGTTACAGTGTGTTATCTCTGAGCTGGAGGACGACCACCTTGGTTGGCAATGGTAGGAAGCGCAGCCCAACTGGCCAGCCCTTGTCAGAGCTTCTTGTCTGTGCAGACACTGCCCATGGGTCTCCGCTGCACTAGTGCAGACACTTGTGCACTAAGAGCCACACAGATAAAACGATTCGCTTTGCAACAGCTGTGAAAGAGCAATCAAACGGTAACAGATGTCGGACTGGTTGGTATTCCCCAGAGTCAAAGTAGCACCAAGGACACAAGGGGCCCCAggtataattattattaaatcaTGAGATACCTCAACTCCCAGTTCAATGTGACTAGCTGAAAACTGAGTCCAAAACCTTTAATCTTTTCAGAAGTTCAGGTTTGGATATGATTCTGAAATTCATGACTCTGCCCtaacttcatttttatataaCCTAAGGGAATAATTCACAATGACCAATACACCAAAATGCTTACTCTATTTTCCAGCTCACAGACTATCCCCAGTGTGGTCAAGACTCCTGTGAGTTAGTTTATGAGTTTATTCACAGTAAGGAGTCAGTGAACTattctgcaaactttttttttaaaatctcaacaGTTCAGGCAAATAGTTCTCTGTGAATATTCAATATAAACCCACTAGGCAGCAGAGTTTTAGTAATTAAGTTACACGGTTTTGTTCTTCATAGAGGCTCAAAAGGACCTAAAAATGAACTACATGGGCaaattcagatttctttcaCAAAGGACACATGTGCCAGCACTCTGGGAGTTTGCTTTGCATTAAAATGTATGCCAGTAAACCTCAGTCACTTGGATATGTGGGAAGCAAACATGGGATTCCAGCTGCAATAAATCCATTCACAAATATGAGGGATTGTTCCTGAACATCTGTCTGTAGTGTTCACCAAATGCTAATCCCAACAATTACAGTGTAACAGTAGCTGATGGAGGCAGATGCAAGTCCGCATTTCCCATAACGCTTTTCCCATTTCAACACATTCTTGCCAAATGTTCTCTTTGGCCTGGTCAAAAAAGCAGACTAGACTGTAACCATGTAGTCAATTAGAGTCTATCATTATCTCAGGCAATTCATCCGTCTGAAGTTTCTTACCTTATAAACAAATCCATCTGGGCAACTGTGGTCGTAAGTAAAGGCTTTGTATACCACAAGAAACACTATGCAGGCAAGGAATGCAAGAGCCAGACTTATAAGAATAGTGACCTACAAAAGAGGGATAATGTTACTCCACATATGTTGAAATGGCATATGAGCAACCTCATAATTAAATGACTTATAGTAACAGCCATCCTAACAGACTGCAGTCTTCACTCCACTGTGCAGTACTTAACTAAGCATGGTAATTGAATGACTGCTAGATGCAAGAGCCCTGAATTCTCACATCATTTCCATCCCCTCACAGACCTTCAGGAGTGCACATTCCTGTGTTTAACCCCTTGCAAACGTACAGATTTTGCTGAGGCATTTAGTGTTCTCAGTGGCTTTGTGTCCCCATGCTCTCAGCTGTTCAACCGGCAGCATCATCTGCTGGTACAGTGGGATCCGCTGGCGGCCAGCGTCCACATTCGGGGTCTGATCTGTGCAGATGTAACTGCCTTACAGCCGTGGTGAGATCCCGCTCTTCTGACAGGAGAGGCAGGTGAGCAGGTAGGAAGAATGAAGCCTTTGTAGCACACATCCCTTTGTGCCTTCTGGGCAACGTGACAGGGATAAGTTGTGCCTGAGCACCTTGCagaagggagggcaggagaaacGGAATCCTCTATTTATCAAAGCTGTAAAAGGAGAATATCCCAACCACCATCAAAGGCCAGCAtgtaaatcatagaatcatagactggtttgggttggaagtgaccttaaagatcatccagttccaacccccctgccacaggcagggacaccttccactagaccaggttgctccaagccccatccaacctggccttgaacactgccagggagggggcagacatggcttctctgggcaacctgggccagtgtctcaccaccctcacaggaaagaatttcttcccctGCAGCATGTCCAAGAGCAGATGCCGGTGTTGGAGGCACCAGACACAACACTCTCCTTTGGGCCAAATTATTCCCCCTCTTCTCATTCCCAAGCACGTTACTTTGCTGCACCactctgtttctttgctgtagCCCCCTtctctccagccctgccaggtCCCTCTTAAATAGTTCATTGAACAGCAAGTTTCCTGGCCCCATTCAGATGTCTGGACTGAGGCCCTGATCCTTGATTTCAGCTGAGCTGTGTCCTTCCTAAGGACTGAGCCAGGGTCCCAAATGCACTCTCATTCTCCCAATCCCCAAAGCTTTCTTGGTCCCAGCTGGTAATTCCGGTGTGCTTGACCTCAGCTAATGCCCCTGCCTGCAGGCATGCTACCACCATACCATGCATCTGCTCATCCTCCAAAACATGCCCCCATCCCAATATCAGGGCTGCACCTACCTGTACTCAAGGCAACCGCTATCATTCACTGCCCTAGCAAGGAAGAGCCACACATTTTTTCAGCTCCTCCTAGTCATTCAGGGTTCATCCACCCTTTTGTTGTTGCAGTTATGTCACaatcctctttattttcttgtatgGGTGTTCAAGGAAACTGAATAGTACCTACAGGCAGAAGTTGTTCCTTAACTGATGTATAGGAGACTGGTGATGGTAGAAAGTGGGGAAATACAGAGATAATTCCTACAGTATAGTGGACAGGCTTGTCAGGAACAGCAGCTAATAAAGAGCAAGCTGGCACCATCTCAGAATTCATCAATATAATATTACTAATATGACAATAATATTATGTAATATTAGTAATATTATATCAATAAGGATATAGTAATTGCTTAATATTGACTCATATTGAATTTTGCTCTAATTCTCTCCTTCAGTCATCGTAGGAGCTGTAATTCTGAGAACCTGTACGATATGCAATCCCTGTACAGACTCACAGGGGCCACTGTAATTGCTTGCAGTGCAGGAAAAGAGTTCTCACCCTCATCAATCCTGCAGAAAGATGCACTGCCTGGTGAGATGTATTCCTACATTGCACACAGCATATTGGGACTATTACTCAGAGAAGTTAAAGCAGCCTTGGCAATGCTGGAAGATCCAGAGCTACAATTTTGGTGGCTGttttaagacaaaaagaaaagagtgaaGGTAAATCTGCATGTATGGTGCTAAATCTGACCCAACACATCCAGTTCAAAAGTCAGGAAAGAGAGAGGTGAGGAGACTGTATCTAGCAGGAGAGATTCGTAAATTCATTGTTAAGTCAGAACATTTTAGAATAAAGTGTAAAGCGGTAAGAAGATTGAGGTTAACAGGCTTTTCCAATGATGAACAGTTCACTGAAGCCCCAACGTGCCTTTTAGAACAACTGCTCATGTTAACCTCCTCCTTGGGGCCTAATCTGCTGCAAAATGGGCCAATTAAGCAaaaggcagctgcagagggagaaGCACTTACTGCTGGAACTCACCAGAGAACATGTGTAAGAGAGTCCTGGTGCACTGAAAAGGTAGCTGGTAGAAAAGGAGTACAGTTATTGCACTAGCCTGACCAAGAAAATATGGGCTCCACCTCCACTCCATCAAAGTttgaatggaaatatttcagacCAGCTTTATGGTAGCCCATGGGTTCCCAACCTGGGGAAGCCACGACCCTTTTCATAttgctgaagaggaagaagtcTCAGTTGGATTCAAGGGAGACGGAAATGGAATTTGCCATGATTTCTACCCCAAAAAAGAAGTCATATTACatctaaaaaaatgaaaaaagtcacTTTGAAAAAGTATAGTCAAAAGGAGGGACTTCCTGCATTAAGTATGCCAACACTCTCTATTTTTTCCAACAGGAGACCTGGGAAAAAAGACTCCTCTCCAAAAAGGACCCATCACAAACCAGCTCTGGCAGGCCAACGTGGAAGAGCATTTTCCCCTGTAGAATATACATTCACCAACTCCTCCCCACTTAAAAGGGGATCATGTTATACCTGGTACTTCCTCCAGTAACAATTTATGTAGTAAGACAAAGACGACAATGACACAAGTCCCCTTTGAGGTCAGTTCGAAGGCACTAAAGCAAGACGCACATCTTGCTCTACCAAAGCCCATGCTTAGAGGGCAGCCCTGGctagaaattcagaaaataagaaattctCAGCTCTCCAGTTTGGTTGCTTTGCCCTAAATACAATGtacaatgaaaaaagaaatcttgcttGGGTTAAGCTGAAGGAATGAACTTGTGCTCAGGGCAAAGGAAGAGACAAAGGGCAATGAAATTACACCGAATGCCACTTGGGAATGCACAGAGCACAACTCAGTGAGCAAGTACCTCTTGTTCCtgagaaataagaaattgcTCATCCTAGCTTTCTTTACTAAATACAACCTTCATCATGAGGGCTAGCAGCAGCTGCACACCAGCAGGATGCATACACCCTGTGCTATGATTCCTTCTGCCCTAATGTCTACCTGGTTCCTTTCTCCCCCTCTGCATCCCTGTTTCCTCCATCCTGGAGGGATCCATCAGGGCTGACTGCACCCAGAGCAGACTCTGTGAATGGGGAATATCCCTGACCGGTGGGAAGCCTCCCTCACCCAGAATGATTCTGTGTCTGCATTCCCCAAGAGTGGTCACCAAAGTCACTTTGAAGGCTTCTCACTCTGAGCCAGTTAAAATGGCCAAACTCTTCCTTTAGCCTTCAGACAAAGAAAGAACCGAGCTGTCTGGAGCAAGAATGAATGTCCCTTCTTTTGTTAAATCCCACGTGCATGCACAGCCTATGGAAATGACTATTAGTAATGTGATTTGACTGGTTCCTTTCCCTTTGTCTGCCCACTGAGCccctgaaaataatgaaattccctctgctctgtcactctgctccagcacagtgCTGACACCCAATCCGTTACCTCCCAGGAGCAGGTCCCTCCGCtgagctctcccctccctccggTATGTAATTGAGCCCGTTCTCGCCTCCCTCCTGCCGCTTCACGCACTTGCAAAATTACAGCGTGACACAATATTACACATGATGATACGTAGCGTAGAATTGCTCTGGGATGAAATGTCACGTAAGATGTTTAAAcccagaggaaagggaagaaaaaacccacccctgGATATTTTGCCACGCCAGAGCTAAGATCCACCTCTCTAGCTGTTCCAGAGCATACAAAGCTTCATTAACATTCAAACACCAAAGAATCACAGAGCTGCAATACCTAACAaatctccacttttttttttttatgattaatGTCAACCTTGGCAGTCTCTAAGCAATATAAACACTCgcagaagggaaataaaatttagTGAGCAGATAAAACCTAGAAGTGCTGCAGGCATGAATCTGTCACGTGTGACTGCTTGAGCGGTTAAAAGAAGGTGGGGGATTTGCCCACCCCTTTCCCAAAGTCTTATATGGTTCCCAAAGGTTCCCTTAAGAGGGGAGTGTCTGCTGggatggagaagagagaaatcgTTACCACACCAAAAACCCTCCCTATCCTCCACAAAACATGGAAAGAAGCCCTTAACATCCATGAAAGATGATGTCAACCTCCCCTCGACCAGCACGCTTGGCTTGGTTCCTCCCCACCTTTCCCATAGATGAAGTACATGTTGCATTTTCACAACAGCAcggattaaaaaagaaaagatacacCCTCATCAAGCAACAGGACATAAAACTGCCACTAGGTTTTCTTCCAGTGAGATGATATCTAATTGCAATGGTGTTACAGTTAACCTGGCTTTCACGCTGTCCATCAAAGCATCCTTCCTGTTCTCTTTGACTTCAACAGCCacccatgattttttttttcatcaaaaattccctttttccctctctAGCTACAGTGAAAAGccttatttaaaagcaaaccagagAACAATGCCACATCCAAACAGCAGAGCATTCTTTTAATAgcctttttctttgcaaggtttctacatttttattacttattGCAAAAATTTTTTGGTTTATGCCTTTAGTTTTCGGAGAGGGTGTGCACCCTCCAATCCCCATGGAAGTCACCAAGAGCCGGGAGCTGCTGGTCCCTCCAAAAATTGAGCCTTAGGGACTCTGACAGCAGTACTGACAACCTGCTGAGCTCCAGAGCCTGCACATAGCTGCACGCTGGCGCTGGGCTGGTACTGACCGTCCCACAAACCAGTGAGGTATTTTAGTGCCTTGGGAGTCCTGGGAAGCCCGAACTCTCTGGAAAtacctgggggaaaaaaggaagcagggaaAGGTGGATCCTGAACGGAGGTTGATGAGAATACTACTGCAGAGAGCAGATATTCATAAGGATGGACTTTCAGGCTGTGTCAGTGAGGGAAGGGTCTGTCAGCAGACAGCAGTTCCCTCCAGTTTATGCACTGTTTGAActgagctgaaaaatattttttttcccagtgggGCCTGGATGCAGACAGCTCTCTGTTAGGATTCAGCATCCAGCCTGTGATGGCGAGTTGTGGGGGGTGTGGTTTTGTTCCCATTTAAGCCACATATTACTTGCATCAGCAGCTGGAGGAACATAACTTATAATCATGGCCCTGGTGCCAGGGCTTGTCATTCCACCTTTACGTTTTGTTCACAGGCTCTGTTGATGGTGTCACACACTGTGAGGACTCAgcataaaaatggtaaaaaaaaaaaaaaatggatagggagagaaaataacatGGGCATCCAACTGCAAGCCACCTCACAGTGAAACACAGAAGACATCCTACAAAACCATGAAACAACACCTTTTGAAGAAGtaaagggttgttttttctaacccaaaccacaaTTATTCTATGAAATGAATCACAATTAATCTAACAAATTTACTCTGTAC of Nyctibius grandis isolate bNycGra1 chromosome 10, bNycGra1.pri, whole genome shotgun sequence contains these proteins:
- the NSG2 gene encoding neuronal vesicle trafficking-associated protein 2 isoform X1; translated protein: MVKLGSNLNDKNNKPPSTEDGFQTVPLITPLEVNHLQFPAPEKVIVKTRTEYQPDQKNKGKLRVPKIAEFTVSFTDGVTERLKVTILISLALAFLACIVFLVVYKAFTYDHSCPDGFVYKHKRCIPASLDAYYSAQDSNSRGRFYTVISHYSMAKQTSSRAVSPWLSSGSANHEAKATKTEGH
- the NSG2 gene encoding neuronal vesicle trafficking-associated protein 2 isoform X2 yields the protein MVKLGSNLNDKNNKPPSTEDGFQTVPLITPLEVNHLQFPAPEKVIVKTRTEYQPDQKNKGKLRVPKIAEFTVTILISLALAFLACIVFLVVYKAFTYDHSCPDGFVYKHKRCIPASLDAYYSAQDSNSRGRFYTVISHYSMAKQTSSRAVSPWLSSGSANHEAKATKTEGH